A genome region from Fictibacillus halophilus includes the following:
- the lysS gene encoding lysine--tRNA ligase, whose translation MSQEVELNDLLRVRREKLAALTEKGVDPFGTKFDRTHTAADLVSEYGEKEKEELDNEEISVTLAGRIMTKRGKGKAGFAHIQDLSGKIQIYVRLDAVGDEQYELFNTIDIGDWVGVTGLVFKTKVGELSIKAKDFQLLTKSLRPLPDKFHGLKDVEQRYRQRYVDLIMNPEVKDTFISRSKIIRSMRRYLDDNGYLEVETPTMHSIPGGASARPFITHHNALDMELYMRIAIELHLKRLIVGGLEKVYEIGRVFRNEGVSTRHNPEFTMIELYEAYADYLDIMELTENLVAHIAQDVLGTTTVTYGDYEVDLKPRWKRVHMVDAIKEAAGVDFWPEMTDEEARTLAKEHNVPVKDNMSYGHVVNEFFEHFVEEKLIQPTFVYGHPVAISPLAKKNPEDPRFTDRFELFIVGREHANAFSELNDPIDQRERFEEQLKERAEGNDEAHMMDEDFVEALEYGMPPTGGLGIGIDRLVMLLTNSPSIRDVLLFPQMRHSEK comes from the coding sequence ATGAGCCAAGAAGTAGAATTAAATGACTTGCTTCGTGTTAGAAGAGAAAAGTTAGCTGCATTAACTGAAAAAGGAGTAGATCCTTTCGGTACAAAGTTCGACCGTACACATACTGCAGCTGATCTCGTTTCTGAATACGGAGAAAAAGAAAAAGAAGAACTTGATAATGAAGAGATCTCAGTAACTCTTGCGGGTCGTATCATGACAAAACGCGGAAAAGGGAAAGCGGGATTTGCTCACATTCAAGACTTGTCTGGAAAGATCCAGATCTATGTAAGATTAGATGCTGTTGGTGATGAGCAATACGAACTATTCAATACGATTGATATCGGTGACTGGGTAGGGGTAACAGGACTTGTCTTTAAAACAAAAGTAGGAGAGCTTTCTATTAAAGCGAAGGATTTTCAGTTATTAACAAAATCCCTGCGTCCACTTCCTGATAAGTTTCATGGGCTTAAAGACGTTGAACAGCGCTACCGTCAACGTTATGTTGATCTAATCATGAACCCTGAAGTAAAAGATACCTTCATTTCTCGTTCTAAGATCATCCGTTCTATGCGCCGTTACTTAGATGACAATGGTTATTTAGAAGTAGAAACGCCAACCATGCATTCAATTCCTGGTGGAGCTTCTGCTCGTCCGTTCATCACGCATCATAATGCACTTGATATGGAGCTTTACATGCGAATCGCGATCGAACTTCACCTTAAGCGCCTTATCGTAGGTGGACTTGAAAAAGTGTATGAGATCGGCCGCGTATTCCGTAATGAAGGAGTATCAACTCGTCATAATCCGGAATTTACGATGATCGAGCTGTATGAAGCATACGCAGATTACCTTGATATCATGGAATTGACGGAGAATTTGGTAGCTCATATCGCACAAGATGTATTAGGCACAACAACTGTAACTTACGGAGACTATGAAGTAGATCTTAAGCCGCGTTGGAAAAGAGTACACATGGTCGATGCGATTAAAGAAGCAGCTGGCGTAGACTTCTGGCCTGAAATGACTGACGAAGAAGCTCGCACCCTAGCGAAAGAACATAATGTACCTGTAAAAGACAACATGTCTTATGGTCATGTTGTAAATGAATTCTTTGAGCACTTTGTAGAAGAAAAACTGATTCAGCCTACATTTGTGTATGGTCACCCAGTTGCAATCTCACCTTTAGCGAAGAAGAATCCTGAGGACCCTCGCTTTACTGATCGTTTTGAGCTATTTATTGTCGGGCGTGAGCATGCTAATGCATTCTCTGAGCTAAATGACCCAATCGATCAGCGTGAACGTTTTGAAGAGCAATTAAAAGAACGCGCTGAAGGGAATGACGAAGCGCATATGATGGATGAAGACTTTGTAGAGGCACTTGAATATGGTATGCCTCCTACAGGTGGACTAGGAATCGGAATCGATCGTCTAGTGATGCTGTTAACAAACTCACCATCAATTCGAGACGTTCTATTATTCCCACAAATGCGTCATTCTGAAAAATAA
- a CDS encoding GreA/GreB family elongation factor translates to MAMLKLTQEGTRNLEKELQYLLKRKKECRNTLEKEFIHTRVSEIKDILAQSITWPMVREAGYHVEPGSTITIEDTVYKERYTYTIVHPFEADPRENMISVQSLIAKAAIGKTVHSTFTVRVPFGEDLSYTILDIQNC, encoded by the coding sequence ATGGCTATGCTCAAACTCACCCAAGAAGGCACCAGGAACTTAGAAAAAGAACTACAATACCTATTAAAACGTAAAAAGGAATGCCGAAACACGTTAGAAAAAGAATTCATTCATACGCGGGTGTCTGAGATAAAAGATATTTTAGCTCAATCCATTACATGGCCAATGGTTAGGGAAGCGGGTTACCATGTAGAACCCGGCTCCACCATTACTATAGAAGATACAGTTTACAAAGAACGGTACACGTATACGATCGTACATCCTTTTGAAGCTGATCCTCGCGAAAATATGATCTCTGTACAGTCACTCATTGCAAAAGCTGCGATTGGAAAAACTGTTCACTCGACATTTACTGTTCGTGTTCCTTTCGGCGAAGATTTATCTTATACCATACTTGATATTCAAAACTGCTAA
- the dusB gene encoding tRNA dihydrouridine synthase DusB, producing MAGVCNPAFRLIAKEFGAGLVCAEMVSDKGILHENERSLKMLYVDEREKPLSLQIFGGERESLVAAAKYVDKNTNADIIDINMGCPVPKITKCDAGAKWLLDPDKIYEMVAATVDAVQKPVTVKMRIGWDEDHIYAVKNAQAVERAGGAAVAVHGRTRVQMYEGVADWDIIGEVKKNVSIPVIGNGDISSPQEAKDRMDQYGVDGVMIGRAALGNPWMLYRTVQYLQNGIIAPEPTAREKMNICMLHMDRLIDLKGEDVAAREMRKHTAWYLKGLPQTGSVRNAINQMTTREEMSKLLFDYVDQLEEVQKIS from the coding sequence ATGGCTGGTGTGTGCAACCCTGCTTTCCGATTGATCGCAAAAGAGTTCGGAGCCGGGCTCGTCTGTGCAGAAATGGTGAGTGACAAAGGGATTCTGCATGAGAACGAAAGATCTTTAAAGATGCTTTATGTAGATGAACGCGAAAAACCACTTAGCCTGCAGATCTTTGGAGGAGAACGTGAATCTCTAGTGGCTGCTGCTAAATACGTAGATAAAAATACGAACGCAGACATTATTGATATCAACATGGGTTGCCCGGTTCCTAAAATCACAAAATGTGATGCAGGAGCAAAGTGGCTGCTCGATCCTGACAAGATTTATGAGATGGTAGCGGCTACGGTCGATGCAGTTCAGAAACCCGTAACTGTAAAAATGCGTATCGGTTGGGATGAAGATCATATCTATGCTGTTAAGAATGCTCAGGCGGTTGAACGTGCAGGAGGAGCTGCTGTTGCTGTACACGGCCGTACGCGTGTTCAAATGTATGAAGGAGTAGCAGATTGGGACATCATCGGTGAAGTGAAGAAGAACGTATCTATTCCGGTAATCGGTAACGGTGATATCTCTTCTCCTCAAGAAGCGAAAGACCGTATGGATCAATATGGGGTAGACGGGGTTATGATCGGAAGAGCTGCACTCGGTAACCCATGGATGCTTTATCGAACCGTTCAATATCTACAGAACGGAATAATCGCGCCTGAACCTACTGCGCGTGAAAAGATGAACATCTGCATGCTTCATATGGATCGTTTGATCGACCTTAAAGGTGAAGATGTTGCTGCAAGAGAGATGAGAAAGCATACAGCATGGTATCTTAAAGGCTTGCCTCAAACGGGTTCTGTTCGAAACGCGATCAACCAGATGACTACTCGTGAAGAGATGAGTAAACTATTGTTTGATTATGTAGATCAATTAGAAGAAGTACAAAAAATCAGCTAA
- a CDS encoding helix-turn-helix domain-containing protein, with product MEEDRLGRRIRAFRKLKGYTQEQLAKDIGISVSVLGEVERGSRKPKGDLLHKIADQFSINVEELQ from the coding sequence ATGGAAGAAGACCGACTGGGAAGACGCATCCGTGCGTTCAGAAAGTTAAAAGGTTATACCCAAGAACAGCTTGCTAAAGATATCGGAATCTCAGTTTCGGTTCTTGGTGAGGTGGAAAGGGGCAGCCGAAAGCCCAAAGGAGATCTGCTACACAAAATTGCAGATCAATTCAGCATTAACGTAGAAGAACTACAATAA
- the folK gene encoding 2-amino-4-hydroxy-6-hydroxymethyldihydropteridine diphosphokinase — MVSNHIAYLSVGSNMGDREGLLKQAISLLEQFDDIRIESVSSIYETDPVGVTDQPLFLNLALKLKTSLSPQALLSKLQEVETKLDRKRVQKWGPRTIDLDILLYNSVSIQTEELTIPHPRMLERAFVLIPLCEIAPDDCYPEKSISLHQVLCEQRDKEGVRIWKKTDWEDASVRSES, encoded by the coding sequence ATGGTGAGTAACCATATTGCTTATCTATCTGTTGGTTCGAATATGGGAGATCGAGAAGGATTGCTTAAACAAGCCATTTCTTTATTAGAACAGTTTGATGACATCCGTATCGAATCCGTCTCTTCGATCTATGAGACAGATCCTGTAGGTGTCACTGATCAGCCATTGTTCTTAAATTTAGCATTAAAACTCAAAACCTCTCTTTCTCCACAGGCACTTTTGAGTAAACTGCAAGAAGTAGAGACGAAACTAGACCGGAAAAGGGTTCAAAAATGGGGACCGCGAACAATAGACCTTGACATTTTATTGTATAATAGTGTAAGTATACAGACGGAAGAGTTAACCATTCCGCATCCACGTATGCTTGAAAGGGCGTTTGTTCTCATACCTCTATGTGAAATTGCTCCAGATGATTGTTACCCGGAGAAATCAATTTCGTTACATCAAGTCCTTTGCGAACAAAGAGATAAAGAAGGTGTACGCATATGGAAGAAGACCGACTGGGAAGACGCATCCGTGCGTTCAGAAAGTTAA
- the folB gene encoding dihydroneopterin aldolase yields MDKMYVNGMKFYGYHGVFKEEQKLGQRFNVDLVLSMDLSKAGLSDELDHTVNYGEVYGAVKEIVEGEPVKLLETLAEAISASILGRFTLVDEVMVKVIKPDPPIPGHYESVAVEITRGRV; encoded by the coding sequence ATGGATAAGATGTATGTGAACGGTATGAAGTTTTATGGCTATCACGGTGTGTTTAAAGAAGAGCAAAAGCTTGGACAACGTTTTAACGTGGACTTAGTATTATCAATGGACCTTTCCAAAGCGGGACTTTCTGATGAACTAGACCATACAGTCAACTATGGTGAGGTATACGGGGCAGTTAAAGAAATCGTAGAAGGTGAGCCCGTTAAGCTTTTGGAAACATTGGCTGAAGCGATCTCTGCCTCCATACTAGGCAGATTTACGTTGGTTGATGAAGTGATGGTAAAAGTGATCAAACCAGATCCTCCGATCCCTGGGCATTATGAATCGGTAGCAGTTGAGATCACAAGGGGACGTGTATAG
- the folP gene encoding dihydropteroate synthase, whose product MMLRQQKLNCGEYVLDFSKKTYVMGILNVTPDSFSDGGHYNRIEQAILHAKQMVEDGADMIDIGGESTRPGAEKVPLEQELERVIPVIEALRKEVNVPLSIDTYKAETAYQAIKAGAHIINDVWGAKFDPDMPRVMAETNVPVILMHNRFDTNYQEFMPDVIADLEHSIAITVKAGVNPDNIILDPGVGFVKTFEQNLETIRRLNEIVKMGYPVLLGTSRKSMIGKALDLPVDERMEGTGATVCLGIERGCSIVRVHDVKEMSRMTKMMDIMLKKGAVSHG is encoded by the coding sequence ATGATGCTAAGGCAGCAAAAACTGAACTGCGGTGAGTACGTACTTGATTTTTCAAAAAAAACATATGTGATGGGTATTCTTAATGTGACTCCGGATTCGTTTTCAGATGGCGGGCATTACAACCGAATCGAACAGGCGATCCTTCACGCGAAGCAGATGGTGGAAGATGGCGCTGATATGATTGATATCGGCGGTGAATCGACTAGGCCAGGTGCAGAGAAAGTGCCGCTCGAACAAGAGCTGGAACGTGTAATTCCTGTTATAGAAGCATTAAGAAAAGAAGTAAACGTTCCCTTATCGATTGATACGTATAAAGCAGAGACTGCCTATCAAGCAATAAAAGCTGGTGCTCATATCATCAACGACGTATGGGGAGCCAAATTTGATCCGGATATGCCAAGGGTGATGGCCGAGACGAATGTGCCAGTCATCCTCATGCATAACCGATTTGATACGAACTACCAAGAATTCATGCCAGATGTAATCGCAGATCTAGAGCATAGTATCGCGATAACTGTGAAGGCAGGCGTTAATCCTGACAACATCATCCTAGATCCGGGTGTTGGTTTTGTTAAAACGTTCGAACAAAATCTTGAAACGATCAGAAGACTGAATGAAATTGTTAAGATGGGCTATCCTGTCTTATTAGGAACTTCACGTAAATCGATGATTGGAAAAGCACTCGATCTGCCAGTTGATGAGCGCATGGAAGGTACAGGTGCGACAGTTTGCCTCGGTATTGAACGCGGTTGCTCAATCGTTCGTGTTCATGATGTAAAAGAAATGAGCAGAATGACGAAGATGATGGACATCATGCTCAAAAAAGGAGCGGTGTCTCATGGATAA
- the pabC gene encoding aminodeoxychorismate lyase, with protein sequence MYIYLNGKVLSKDDAMISPYDHGFMYGLGAFETFRTYDGFPFLIDEHLTRLHEALDELNINLKMDSDTVMEMVRTLLAKNKLSNAYFRLNVSAGVGDIGLQTEPYIEPVVILYTKPLVETSSIPEKELVLLKTRRNTPEGEKRLKSHHYLNSILGKKELSNMNQEGIFLTQEGYISEGTVSNLFWYKDKKLYTPHSSTGILEGITRKWVMHAAKELNIPLETGNYNIETLKEAAEVFLTNSIQELVPVSHFQGTMFSGAEGEVYQKFRELYMRHTKEQYRSI encoded by the coding sequence ATGTACATCTATTTAAACGGAAAAGTGCTTTCCAAAGATGATGCTATGATCTCACCGTATGATCATGGCTTCATGTATGGTTTAGGGGCGTTTGAAACATTCAGAACCTATGATGGTTTTCCTTTTTTAATTGATGAGCACTTGACCCGGCTACATGAAGCGTTAGACGAATTGAATATCAATCTTAAAATGGATTCAGACACCGTTATGGAGATGGTGAGAACGCTTCTGGCTAAAAATAAGTTGAGTAACGCTTATTTTAGATTGAACGTATCAGCTGGTGTGGGTGACATCGGATTGCAGACGGAGCCATATATAGAACCAGTCGTCATCCTATATACAAAACCTCTCGTGGAAACAAGCTCTATTCCAGAAAAAGAATTAGTACTTTTAAAAACGAGACGCAATACGCCAGAAGGTGAGAAGAGGCTGAAATCTCACCACTATTTAAACAGCATCTTGGGAAAAAAAGAGCTTTCTAACATGAATCAAGAAGGCATTTTCCTGACCCAAGAAGGCTATATCAGTGAGGGAACCGTATCCAACCTCTTTTGGTACAAAGATAAAAAGCTCTATACCCCTCACAGTTCCACAGGGATTTTAGAGGGTATCACGCGAAAATGGGTCATGCATGCAGCAAAAGAGTTGAACATTCCTCTTGAAACGGGGAATTATAATATAGAGACTTTAAAAGAAGCGGCTGAAGTTTTCCTTACGAACTCGATACAAGAGCTCGTTCCGGTCAGTCATTTTCAAGGCACAATGTTCTCTGGAGCTGAAGGTGAAGTGTATCAGAAGTTTAGGGAGCTCTACATGAGACATACGAAGGAACAATATAGAAGTATTTGA
- the pabA gene encoding aminodeoxychorismate/anthranilate synthase component II, producing the protein MILMIDNYDSFTYNLVQYLGEMGEELVVKRNDEITIEQIEQLNPDFLMISPGPCSPNEAGISLEAISYFAGKIPIFGVCLGHQSIAQVFGGDVVRAERLMHGKVSPVHHDGKTVYKGLPQEFPATRYHSLIVKRETLPDCFEISSWTSEGEIMGIRHKELPIEGVQYHPESILTEDGKKLLRNFIDFYKGKEVPCTSI; encoded by the coding sequence ATGATTTTAATGATTGATAACTACGATTCTTTTACGTACAACCTCGTTCAGTATTTAGGTGAGATGGGTGAGGAATTAGTCGTAAAACGTAACGATGAGATAACGATTGAACAGATTGAGCAATTGAATCCAGATTTCTTAATGATTTCTCCAGGACCATGTTCTCCGAATGAAGCGGGTATCTCGCTAGAAGCGATCTCGTATTTTGCAGGAAAGATACCAATTTTCGGAGTTTGCTTAGGTCATCAGTCGATCGCGCAAGTATTCGGCGGAGATGTGGTGCGTGCAGAACGATTGATGCATGGCAAAGTGTCACCTGTTCATCATGACGGGAAGACGGTTTATAAGGGACTTCCGCAAGAATTTCCGGCAACACGCTATCATTCATTGATTGTAAAAAGAGAAACCCTGCCTGATTGCTTTGAGATTTCTTCTTGGACAAGTGAAGGAGAAATCATGGGAATTCGTCATAAAGAGCTTCCAATTGAAGGCGTTCAATATCATCCGGAGTCCATACTAACGGAAGACGGAAAGAAATTGCTTAGAAATTTTATTGATTTTTATAAAGGCAAGGAAGTTCCATGTACATCTATTTAA
- a CDS encoding anthranilate synthase component I family protein yields MNKKWHVMHSCIPLSKEEWFYKYKSLAATEAHHVLLESGRTGKYSIIGLSPFAEVTGKQDVLTIKTDEGSTVLKGPVYEQFQNWFKDFEVERVEGLPDFTGGAIGYLSYDLTREFEKLPVTSEDDLGLPDLYFLLFKDVFVYEHETSMLWIMTLTENKDDSYSIDKLRAYREMWETPLSADTETNQEIQSYPIEDFKHVSMTEDVFVEAVKKIQEYISDGDVFQVNLSVRQSKALRTTPLNIYEELRRINPSPYMSYLETPDFQLVSASPELLVKKKGDLISTRPIAGTRPRGRTEEEDIELANTLIQNKKERAEHVMLVDLERNDLGKVSVYGSVNVDEFMVIERYSHVMHIVSNVVGTLRPEYDAFDCIKATFPGGTITGAPKVRTMEIIEELEPVRRGVYTGSIGWIGFNGDTEMNIAIRTMVCQNEIAHVQAGAGIVIDSIPESEYKESLKKAEALWRAKEQSELGSILV; encoded by the coding sequence ATGAACAAAAAATGGCATGTCATGCATTCATGTATACCTCTATCTAAAGAAGAGTGGTTTTACAAATATAAATCATTAGCGGCAACTGAAGCTCACCACGTTTTGCTGGAGAGTGGAAGAACAGGAAAGTATAGCATCATCGGACTTTCTCCGTTTGCCGAAGTCACTGGAAAACAAGATGTTTTAACAATAAAAACAGATGAAGGCTCGACTGTTTTAAAAGGACCTGTATATGAGCAGTTTCAGAACTGGTTCAAAGATTTTGAAGTGGAGCGGGTAGAAGGATTGCCAGACTTTACGGGTGGAGCGATCGGGTACTTAAGCTATGATCTGACGCGAGAGTTTGAAAAGCTGCCCGTTACTTCAGAAGATGACCTAGGTCTTCCGGACTTATACTTCTTGCTGTTTAAAGATGTCTTTGTTTATGAACATGAAACAAGTATGTTATGGATTATGACTTTGACTGAAAACAAGGATGACTCTTATAGCATAGACAAGCTTCGCGCGTATAGAGAAATGTGGGAAACGCCGCTATCTGCTGATACAGAAACGAATCAAGAGATTCAGAGCTATCCCATTGAAGATTTTAAACACGTTTCAATGACTGAGGATGTTTTTGTAGAGGCGGTTAAAAAAATTCAAGAATATATTTCTGATGGTGATGTGTTCCAAGTAAATCTTTCAGTTCGTCAGTCAAAGGCTCTACGAACAACTCCTTTAAACATTTATGAAGAATTAAGAAGAATCAACCCATCTCCATATATGAGCTACTTAGAAACACCAGACTTTCAGCTTGTTAGTGCGTCACCTGAACTTTTAGTAAAGAAAAAAGGTGACCTGATCAGCACGCGTCCGATCGCGGGAACACGACCACGAGGCAGAACAGAAGAAGAAGATATCGAGCTTGCAAACACGCTGATCCAAAATAAAAAAGAACGAGCGGAACATGTGATGCTCGTCGATCTTGAACGAAACGATCTTGGTAAAGTTTCTGTATATGGCAGCGTGAATGTGGATGAGTTCATGGTGATCGAAAGGTATTCACACGTGATGCATATTGTCTCAAATGTGGTAGGGACATTAAGGCCAGAATATGATGCGTTCGATTGCATCAAAGCGACATTCCCAGGCGGTACGATCACGGGTGCTCCAAAAGTAAGAACGATGGAGATCATAGAAGAGTTAGAGCCTGTCCGAAGAGGTGTATACACAGGAAGTATCGGATGGATTGGTTTTAACGGCGACACGGAAATGAATATCGCAATTCGGACGATGGTATGTCAAAATGAAATTGCACACGTTCAAGCGGGTGCGGGTATCGTTATTGACTCCATACCTGAAAGTGAGTACAAGGAAAGTCTAAAAAAAGCAGAGGCGCTGTGGCGTGCCAAAGAGCAGAGTGAGCTCGGGTCAATTTTGGTATAA
- the cysK gene encoding cysteine synthase A: MARVAQSITDLIGQTPVVKLNRITTEDMADVYLKLEFMNPGSSVKDRIALAMIEDAEKSGKLKAEDTIVEPTSGNTGIGLAMVAAAKGYKTVLVMPETMSLERRNLLRAYGADLVLTPGPEGMGGAIRKAEELAKEKGYFMPQQFKNEANPAIHRNTTGQEIVAQFPDGLDAFVSGIGTGGTITGAGQVLKEKYPDIKIYAVEPTDSPVLSGGKPGPHKIQGIGAGFVPDILKTDIYEEVLTISNDEAFEWARKAAREEGLLGGISSGAAISAALKVAKKLGKGKKVLAIIPSNGERYLSTPLYQFED, from the coding sequence ATGGCAAGAGTGGCACAATCGATAACAGATCTGATTGGTCAAACGCCTGTAGTGAAATTGAATCGTATAACAACAGAGGATATGGCAGATGTTTACCTGAAGTTAGAGTTTATGAACCCGGGAAGCAGTGTAAAAGATCGCATCGCATTAGCGATGATTGAAGATGCAGAGAAAAGCGGAAAATTAAAAGCAGAAGATACGATCGTTGAACCAACTAGTGGGAACACGGGTATTGGTTTGGCTATGGTTGCTGCTGCAAAAGGATACAAAACGGTTCTTGTCATGCCTGAAACGATGAGTTTAGAAAGAAGAAATCTGCTGAGAGCTTATGGTGCAGACCTTGTACTAACACCTGGACCTGAAGGAATGGGTGGAGCGATCAGAAAAGCTGAAGAACTAGCAAAAGAAAAAGGCTACTTCATGCCACAGCAGTTTAAGAACGAAGCGAACCCCGCCATCCATCGAAACACAACAGGTCAGGAGATCGTCGCACAATTCCCAGACGGTCTAGATGCATTCGTATCTGGAATCGGCACAGGCGGAACAATTACAGGTGCAGGTCAGGTTTTAAAAGAGAAATACCCTGATATTAAGATCTATGCGGTTGAACCGACTGATTCTCCTGTATTATCTGGCGGTAAGCCAGGACCGCACAAGATACAAGGAATCGGGGCAGGTTTTGTTCCCGATATCTTAAAAACAGACATCTACGAAGAAGTGTTGACCATCTCAAACGATGAAGCCTTCGAATGGGCAAGAAAAGCCGCACGTGAGGAAGGGCTTTTAGGCGGTATTTCTTCTGGTGCAGCCATATCAGCAGCATTAAAAGTTGCTAAGAAGCTTGGCAAAGGTAAAAAAGTTTTAGCCATCATTCCAAGTAACGGGGAACGTTACTTAAGTACTCCACTGTACCAATTTGAAGATTAA
- the hslO gene encoding Hsp33 family molecular chaperone HslO: MNDYLIKALAYDGQIRAYAISSTEMVSEGQRRHDTWPTASAALGRAMTASTMMGMMLKGENNSITVKIEGGGPIGVIIVDSNTKGETRGYVTNPHTHFELNSKGKLDVARAVGKDGFLSVLKDIGMREKFTGQVPMVSGELGEDFTYYFASSEQVPSAVGVGVLVNPDNSIKASGGFIVQVMPNASDAIVDLLEERINAIPPISRLIEKGMTPEEILFELLGEDQVQILEKSPVRFQCTCSHERFGQAIVSLGEQEISDIIEEDGQAETNCQFCNATYIFTKEELQTLLDQAKA; encoded by the coding sequence ATGAATGATTATTTAATAAAGGCTCTTGCTTATGATGGGCAGATCCGCGCTTATGCGATCTCTTCTACGGAGATGGTAAGTGAAGGACAAAGAAGACACGATACATGGCCGACAGCTTCGGCTGCTTTAGGAAGAGCGATGACGGCATCAACCATGATGGGTATGATGCTAAAAGGTGAAAACAACAGCATAACGGTGAAGATTGAAGGCGGCGGCCCAATCGGAGTAATCATCGTAGACAGCAATACAAAAGGTGAGACACGTGGTTATGTAACAAATCCGCATACTCACTTTGAGTTAAACAGTAAAGGCAAGTTAGACGTAGCGAGAGCGGTAGGAAAAGATGGATTCCTGTCTGTCTTAAAAGATATCGGAATGCGCGAAAAGTTCACAGGACAAGTGCCGATGGTATCAGGTGAACTAGGAGAGGACTTCACGTATTACTTTGCTTCTTCTGAACAAGTACCTTCTGCAGTAGGTGTTGGAGTTCTCGTAAATCCGGATAATTCGATCAAAGCATCAGGCGGATTTATCGTACAAGTAATGCCAAATGCTTCGGATGCAATCGTTGATTTGCTAGAAGAAAGAATCAACGCGATTCCTCCGATTTCTCGATTGATCGAAAAAGGGATGACACCAGAGGAAATCTTATTTGAGCTTTTAGGGGAAGACCAAGTCCAAATCCTTGAGAAATCTCCCGTACGTTTTCAGTGTACGTGTTCACATGAGCGTTTTGGACAGGCGATCGTAAGCCTTGGTGAACAAGAAATTTCAGATATTATAGAAGAAGACGGTCAAGCAGAAACGAACTGTCAATTTTGTAACGCCACTTATATCTTTACAAAAGAAGAACTTCAAACCTTGCTGGATCAAGCAAAAGCGTAA
- a CDS encoding type III pantothenate kinase — translation MIFVFDVGNTNIVLGLYENDELKHHWRIHTSREKTEDEYGMLILDLFRHVNIHKEQIEGIIISSVVPPIMFALERMCVKYFNQRPLVVGPGIKTGLNIKYENPREVGADRIVNAVAAIHEYDAPLIIVDFGTATTYCYINENKQYMGGAIAPGINISTEALYTKAAKLPRIEIAKPEGVIGKNTVNAMQAGILYGYVGQVEGIVKRMKEQSEVEPKVIATGGLANLIAAESNVIDHVDPFLTLKGLLLIYDKNKNG, via the coding sequence ATGATTTTTGTGTTTGATGTCGGAAATACGAATATTGTTTTAGGACTCTACGAGAATGATGAACTGAAGCATCATTGGAGAATTCATACATCACGTGAAAAAACAGAAGATGAGTATGGCATGCTGATACTTGATCTGTTCCGTCACGTTAATATTCATAAAGAGCAGATTGAAGGAATCATCATATCTTCAGTTGTGCCACCAATCATGTTCGCCTTAGAGCGCATGTGTGTGAAATATTTTAACCAACGCCCATTAGTAGTGGGACCTGGTATTAAAACAGGGTTGAATATAAAATATGAAAACCCGAGAGAAGTTGGAGCAGACCGAATTGTTAACGCAGTCGCTGCTATTCACGAATATGATGCACCACTGATCATCGTTGATTTTGGAACAGCTACTACGTATTGTTACATCAATGAAAACAAACAGTATATGGGTGGAGCGATCGCGCCTGGTATCAATATCTCTACAGAAGCTCTATACACAAAAGCCGCAAAGTTACCGCGGATTGAGATCGCTAAGCCTGAGGGTGTGATCGGTAAGAATACGGTTAACGCCATGCAAGCGGGTATTCTCTATGGATATGTAGGACAAGTAGAGGGTATTGTAAAAAGAATGAAAGAACAGTCTGAGGTTGAACCAAAAGTAATTGCGACCGGTGGACTTGCGAATTTAATTGCAGCGGAAAGCAACGTGATTGATCACGTTGATCCATTTTTAACATTAAAAGGTCTATTGCTGATATACGATAAAAATAAGAATGGTTAA